From a single Brienomyrus brachyistius isolate T26 unplaced genomic scaffold, BBRACH_0.4 scaffold56, whole genome shotgun sequence genomic region:
- the LOC125724459 gene encoding germinal-center associated nuclear protein-like, with product MRRETEHQMKVHLFYQQLLSESVWGPLDLLSLVAASVSNPSDTIFWKAALLLPSDHERDASVANQILTEWLESKFGNSEKQEHREMVPNGHMQTLSISSGLRSVGERMHTVHVCVKVARGPLSEEGQLALEKRKGLMGMGALLMLLPSAVSPGADEEDGDIFLLSALLQLRQIQQANAWPQALPLVVVVPGQAGHRASDERLEEGVTLTVSMTTDLMLQTLIEEGLISEYMFVHIPETTNEPQGSEQIRHAVRWLAARSTAPARLVSQTLVQVVEAGLCREFAGRLHRDRRDRDMAGLPSQGPAPVIGLYNTVLAFLAGLVSSPSLAGLSWPVAEFSVPGGGDCLPHLLWNSAEHLEWLQGAVLSLRLPDWPLPAVGAPWSQLVASIFQYVSQIPWSRHSQPLLMSQLENLLERLRQDCVGRGGGPDKEPTFWEVPWDEIVMLCVEHQLRDWNPPGCPVSEDVISDDGEISVYFLSDGLQGFIPPSCWVDAVKQTHRDKQQGKAGCHQSMWPHPRMARPRLQQKLFHSMVEDPESGSGVAPVLDAASSPQDLLAHIEEEKEQSRRFEDQLRTWLDVESLGPSSSSSPLFLPSSLLSVPEIVVPSPKMAAPPALALQKERSVRSDQARGAASLYISADVTQARI from the exons atgcgaagggaaaccgagcatcagatgaaggtccacttgttctaccagcagctcctgag cgaatctgtgtgggggccactggacctgctcagtctggtggcagcaagcgtctcgaacccatctgacacaatcttctggaaggcagccctcttgttgccaagtgatcatgaaagagatgccagtgttgctaacca gattttgacagaatggctggagtccaaattcggtaactcggagaagcaagaacacagggagatggtccccaacggacacatgcaaaccttgagcatcagcagcggcctgcggagcgtgggggagcgcatgcacacagtgcacgtgtgtgtgaag gtggcccgcgggcccctcagcgaggaaggccagttggcattggagaagcggaaggggctgatgggcatgggcgccctgctgatgctgctgccctcggcagtcagtcccggggctgatgaggaagacggggacatcttcctgttatccgccctgctgcagctccggcagatccagcaggctaatgcctggccacaggcccttcctctggtggtggtggtcccagggcaggctgggcacagggccagcgatgaacggctagaggaaggtgtgacactaaccgtgtctatgacaacag acctgatgcttcagacactcattgaggaaggtttgatttcagagtacatgttcgtccatatccccgagaccacgaacgaaccccaaggatccgagcag atccgccatgccgtcaggtggctcgctgcccgctccacggcaccagcccggctcgtctcgcagacgttggtgcaggttgtggaggccgggctctgccgcgagtttgctggtaggcttcaccgtgatcggagggaccgtgacatggcgggactgccctcccagggccctgcacccgtcatcggcctctacaacactgtcctggctttcttggctggccttgtgtcgtccccgagtctggctggcctctcctggcccgtggcagagttctcggtgccagggggtggtgactgcctaccacatctgctctggaactcggctgagcacctggagtggctccagggggcagtcctgagcctgcggctgcccgactggccgctgccagccgtggggg ctccttggagccagctggttgcctccatcttccagtacgtatctcaaatcccatggtcccgccacagccagccactccttatgtcccagttggagaaccttttggagaggctgcgtcaggactgtgtgggccgaggtggggggccggacaaggagcccactttctgggaggtgccctgggacgaaattgtcatgctctgtgtagagcaccaactccgggactggaaccctcctgggtgccccgtgagtgaag atgtcatcagtgacgacggagaaatctcggtgtatttcctgagcgatgggctgcagggcttcataccgccgtcctgctgggtggatgccgtaaagcagacgcacagggacaagcagcaggggaaggcagg gtgtcaccagagcatgtggcctcatcctcgaatggccaggccacgtcttcaacagaagctgtttcacagcatggttgaggaccctgagtccggatccggtgttgcccctgttttggatgctgcctccagcccccaggacctcctggctcacattgaggaggagaaagaacagagccgcag gttcgaggaccagctgcgtacctggcttgacgtcgagtccctgggcccttcctcttcctcctcaccacttttcttgccttcttcgttactgtctgtaccggagatcgtagtg